The following is a genomic window from Hyphomicrobiales bacterium.
CCGGAGCGCGTTGCCGGCCTCCTCGAACACGGGCTCATCATCCGCCACCCGGACGAGCGCATCTCGGTCAGCCCTGCGGGCTTTCCCGTGCTCAATGCGGTCATCGCCGATATCGCGGCCTGATCAGCTGTCTGGCTTCAACTCGCGTGGCGCCGGGCTCACCGTCACCGCCGCGCCATTGCGGATTTCAAGCACGGCCAGCGCGCGCTGGTTGGTGCCGTCCGGCAGGAAACGGAACACGCCGTCCGCGCCGGCGAAGCCCGATGGATTGGTCAGGACCTGCTCGCTGAAACGCTGCGACCCTTGCGTGCGGACGAGCGCGGCCGATAGCGATACCGCATCGTAGCTGAGGCTCGCGATCCGAACGGGTTCCGCGCTGAAGCGGGCGGAATAACGCCGCGCGAAAGCGGCAAAGCCCGCCGAATCAGGAGCGGCGAACCAGCCTCCCTGCATCGTGGGCAAGGCCAGCACCTGCGGGTCGTTCCATATGCCCGTGCCGGCGAGTTTGACGCGCGCGCCGTTCACGCCCGCCGTCTGCAATGCCTGTGCAGCCGACGCGAGGCTCGCCCCGCCGTCGGGGAGGAAAATGGTGTCAACCTGGGGATTGGCGCCCGACGCAACGGCCGCGACGCGTTGGGCTGCCTCACGCATGCGCGCGGCGTCGGCCGGAAAGCGCTCGACGAGACCGACCTGGACGCGCGCCGATGCGGCCGCAGTCCTGAAGGCGGCTTCCGCGACATTGCCATAGGCCGTGTCGGGCACGAAGGCGGCAAAGGACCGGCGCCGCTGCTGCGCCGCGAAGGCGACGATGCGGTTGATCTCGGTCTGCGGCATGAAGGACAAGAGATAGACGCCGCGCGAGGCGACATTGGCGTCGGTGGAGAAAGCGATGACCGGCTTGCCAGCCGGCTTTGCCACCTGCGCGACTGCCTGGACCTCCGCGGCAAAAAGCGGCCCGATGATGAGCTCCGCACCTTCGCTGAGGACGGCCTGCGCAGCGGCCCGGGCGCCCTCGGGCGTGCCGCGCGTATCCTTGACCAAAATCTGCATGTCGGGATTGTTGAACTCGGAATAGGCGAGTTCAGCCGCGTTCCGCAGGGATTGAGCGGCC
Proteins encoded in this region:
- a CDS encoding Amino acid/amide ABC transporter substrate-binding protein (HAAT family), whose translation is MKGMFKDLPVLRSLKDTFAPLLTRTSPMTRRWVPRLGVVAACAMLSACSGGLGGLVGGGEGGPALGSSNVPGSVIGQGSVKVALLLPLSASGQGGQAAQSLRNAAELAYSEFNNPDMQILVKDTRGTPEGARAAAQAVLSEGAELIIGPLFAAEVQAVAQVAKPAGKPVIAFSTDANVASRGVYLLSFMPQTEINRIVAFAAQQRRRSFAAFVPDTAYGNVAEAAFRTAAASARVQVGLVERFPADAARMREAAQRVAAVASGANPQVDTIFLPDGGASLASAAQALQTAGVNGARVKLAGTGIWNDPQVLALPTMQGGWFAAPDSAGFAAFARRYSARFSAEPVRIASLSYDAVSLSAALVRTQGSQRFSEQVLTNPSGFAGADGVFRFLPDGTNQRALAVLEIRNGAAVTVSPAPRELKPDS